The genomic region CTCGAGATTACAATTTTCTTCACATGCCGCCTcaactggtggtggtggtggtggtggaaaCAGCACCCATTCTGGGCTGTAGGGTAAGGGGAACATGACCAGAGTAACAtcctaaaattataaaaatttgtactgtttcctaaaattaccaaaataggtTAAATGATTTTTTACATTACAGgaataaatgaaattttcaattttaattgaagaatATGAAGCTAGAGCTTTTGTCACTTTTTCCTATATGAATGTAGATTGGCACAGACCCAGTACTTTtgttgtataaaaataaaagatctaTTGACTTAAGTTTAAATCTATTTCTGTAATTACgagaaaatttataaattttgaagtaaaatcctcaaattatatatatatatatatatatatatatatatatatatatatattgagaaatctcagattatatattaattaaaacaagcctactttttaacttttgctttccccccccccccccccccccgcccgcCGCCGCGAGGAGcacaagcaattttttttttcttttttcctggtAGTGGTGGGTTTGATGAGTGTGGGTGTGGTTGGGTTTGTGACTaatgtggtggtggtagtggtggtagtggtggggGTTGccgtggtggtggaggtggtgatTGATattggtggttgtgggtttgatGAGTGTGGGTATGGTTGGATTTGTAATTGATGTGGTGGTGGAGGTTGCCGTGGTCGGAGCTGGGTCTGTGGCGGCTTGTGTCGGCGGCGTGGGTCAGGATTGAGAGATTGTGAGAgttctgagaaaaaaaaaaaaaaggaaaaaatattattttaatcctgctgtggaataaaaaattattattattttatagctctcagctacagtgctcatgtatctaTCCATGTGCACTGTAGGAAttaagctaaaaattttagctataCCTCTACTGCTGCAAGggaaatttttgtgttttggtggagtTAAAATAGCTATTTAGCTTCATTGCTGCAAGCGCTCTTATATAGTAGATAAATGGACCACTGAAGTAAGAAAAGGCAAAAGGCACTACGAAATGAGCAGCTCTACCATTTGGACAGTGATTTTTAGACCTTGTCTGGTGGGTGGATAATGGGTATATATTTCGGGGATGCTTCAGAGTGTTTTTGGTTAATAAGTCAAGCACTTATGTGTGGTTATAGAGTAATCCAAAGATTCTGGTTAGAAGTTATAAAGCAAAGGACTCGACTAGGTTAGATCCATTTCTACTTTTTTGAACACAATAACAATCATGCTTTAGTCTTAAGTTTTTTGAGTCAATTATGGATAGTCAGCATACTTAATCATATATTTCCAAGTTTAAAAGATTTAAGGAAAATTGCATTTTCAAAATCTCTCTCTAACTAAACTGTAGTTATTTGGTGCGGCTTTTGTTTAATATACTTTAGTTTAATATATCTTAgaaacttttaatattttttttatataagataaaaattttactttagccTAATTTATATGTATACATGTGTGAAACTCTTTATTAAAAACtcttgaaaacaaaaaccaaaatttttttttttttttctttttgagaatcttaattgtctaaaaaaaacttaaaagactAAAGCGTgattgttattgtgttctaAAAAGTAGAAATGGGTCTAAtatatcttttagttttttctcttttaagatTTGTATTAGGCAGCACGTGTACCAATCCGAATGAAGGCAAACAAAAGTGTCAAACTAGCTCTGATCAAAGATTAGGTATCCTTAACTTTTTAAGGTTTCGTGGATTGCAGCAATTATTGATGTTTGAGGCCATTCTGATTGGTTACTTGAATTTCAAAGTGGTACCCACGTTTGGAATGGGAGGAATATGACAAATTATGAGGAATCCACGAAACCTTAAAAAGTTAAGGATCAGTGTGGACGAAAGATCAGTTTGGTTGAAGTTCGGCAAAGCTTTGAAAGTAATGGCCCTAATGATCAGTGTGGACTCCGGTCACTCATTCCTCTTTACTACAATTTTTCGGTCGGTTCTTCTAGAATCACAATGTAATTATAGGTAAGACTGGTTATATCATTGGCATATGTAAAGGTTGGTGGCAATAATTGTGATACAAAAGTTGTGTTCATAGTCTGTCTCATTTTTAATAAGACAAAAATAGACTATAAATTTAGAGTTTGATGTGCAACTTTGATATTGATTGCGTCCGGTAGCTCTAGCCTCTGGCTCTGCTACTTAACcactatatgatttttttttttttttgtgtttttgatgtgTGTTGCTACTAGTCtttgacaaaattattttattttacattttttaaagagtCAAACTGTTTGTTTTGAGtaaaatttattgattaagAGTCCGTTTGAGattcacttattttgttgaaattgaaaactttttgctaaaagtactataaataaaggtaaaaattagctgaattAATATAATAGgattcatgaatagtaccaaaaaatacagtagaacccatgaatagtagcaaaaataagctaaatagtaaaataagttggcaaaaataatctttgccaaacagacactaagtttaattgtttttagctttattattgataatttttgttgttgggcttttttttttgtatattttgttttagatattggccttttaaaatgaagaaaatgctagagttataaacttttttgtacaaattgttgatgtggtgagtgattattggtgagttaaaaaatgatgtaaatATAGCGAGCCTAAATTCGAACCaataaggttatgtttggtaacagtttttgttttctattttcaaaaacttgttttggggaatataaataaataaatttcttgtatttttgaaataaaaaacatgtttggttagttgaaattataaaataaaaaaaaaacagttttttgaagaaaaaaaatagaaaatactaaaatatgttgttattaggatttgaactttaatACTAATTCATTAAATGAGGCAGAACCATTAAATTAAAtggatattttcattaaattttgaaaattaaaaactaaaaaaagttttttgcatttttcaattttcttcacaaattgagtttgaaaacagtttttgttttttatccattttagattgccaaacaagttttttagtttcaaaaataaaaaattatttttgaaaacaaaaaataagggcaaaaaatagttaccaaacataccctaagatTTTACTACTTCATCAgttcataaaaattttatagaaagttATTGGCTATAATATTAcgtttaaaagaatcaatgatattaaatagcaaaagaatcaataatattattaaggggtaaaatataattttataaaataaaattactaaaattagtaccAATAGATATATACTattatgggtccgtttggatagaacttattactgaaaactgaaaacactgtagcaaaataatttgtaaatgtataaatagtgctgtaagacctatttttaatgaaaaagttgctgaaaagtggaGTTGTGGGACCCGTGAACAATGCACAAATGTACTGTTCACTGCTGAAAAGTCAACAATATGCGgctgaaccaaaaaaaaaaactgaaaacgcgGGCTTCAAAACGCAACGTAAAAACGTTGAATCCAAACacgcaatatattaaaaaaaaaaaaaatcctggaAGAGGATTCCACCCCAGCCCCAAGTTCCAATTGTGCCTAAGCAGCAAAAAATAGTTCCAATTGTGCCTCAGTCCCTAGATATAGACACGAGTCACACAACTCTTTTCCGCAATAAAAGTGGTTGATTGAGCAGTGGTCACCACTaacattttttgttctttttttaatagcaaccaacttttttttttcatcactttcACTTTTACCCTATCACATGCGTCACCACACGTCATACCACATTGAAAAATCTTTTCCATTGAGGGTGCTTCAGGAATATTTCATCTATCATCAAGATCAAGTATAAATATGCAATTTTAGCCTATTCACATTCTTCCAtcaaaaaaaggggggggggctCTCAATTCAAAATGCCATATTcctttataaatttttgaattCGGCTCCTTGAATTTGAGTAACACATTCAATATTCAGAGATAATTCTTTATCTTCAATTATTTGGTAATTTCATGAATTATTCATAAATATtcttccaaaataaaaaaagcgaAATCATGATACTATCAAATTTGATCAAGGAGCACTTTGTATGAGTCACAAAATGaattaaggcttttttttttaagtgtgattttttttgtattggaagattgaaattttattaagttaCTAAATGAAAATTACATCATAGATAAGAGTTTATTCTATAAAACAAAGATTCTCTTCAATCCAAGAATAGAAATCATCAATGCCCCCAGCATATTTTGCTAGAAGATGAGCTAGCCTATTTTCTTGGCGTTGCACATGAGAGAACACAATGTGACTGGAAATTTGTATAGGAACTTTGCATACCCAAAATCACAGCATCCACTGATGGAGGAGGTGAAGCCAAATCAAGTGAAGCTCGATAAACAATGAGGAAATCACCTTCCAATGTAAGATCTCGAATACCAACATCCTTTGCAAACTGCATTCCCACTTCAAACGCCTTAGCTTCATCTTCAACCTGCCCCAGAGGTGCATGATTTTTCTTACTAAAGGCAGCCACAACTCTTCCTTTATCATCCCTAATAACAACACCAACCCCCACTGCTTTCAAGTCTGAAAATACAACCCCATCAACATTTTCCTTATACATAGAACCCAGTGGAGGGGTCCATAAGGCCCCTTGTATACACGGTGAGCTTGTGTCAGGATCAGAGCCTGTCACAACGTAGAACTCCTCTAAATACTGTGCTGCCCAAAGTACCAAAGCCTACCCCGACTTATGCTATCCTCCCATACGGATTTCATTCCGATCGATTTCCCCACATTGCCCAAGCACATGTCACCAGCTTTGCTATCTTCTCCAGTGAGCTCCCCTCATCCATAATTAAACTCCATAGCAAGTCCTTGAGCATACAATCTTGGTCAAGTTGGAACGGCAGTACCAACTTCGAGCAGTCCCACATTTCTCGAGCACGCTGACAGGTCCAAAAAAATGGCTCAAAGTTTCTGATGCCGAGTTGCTTTCCTCACACCTGTCCTCCTACGACACACGTATTCTGGTCAAGTTGGCCTTTGTAAGGAGTACATCTTGACACGCCCTCCATGTGAAGTGCTTGACTTTGTGTGGAACAGGAATCTGCCAAACCTTCTTCCAAAACCGCCAACTTTGACAGTCATCTGAACAGAAACCATTATTAGCCTTTGCCATCTCCATTGCCACTGAGTAAGCATTGCGGACAATGAACATTCCATTTGGATTGCATGCCCAAATTTGTCTGTCAACAAAAAGATGAGCACTAAGCGGGATGCGTTTTATCTCCTCTGCTTCATGTGGTAAAAACAAAACATCAATTACATCTTTTTTCCAACTAGCGGTCTCTCTATTAATAAGTTCGCAGACCTTTGTTTCCTTGCACATGAACATTCTCAGGGAGGTAACTCGGTATATAAAGGGGGTTGGCAGCCACTTGTCACCCCAAACCTGAACTTGCTCGACATTACCAATTCTCCAACACAGACCACGGTTCACTAAAGCTTGTGCAGACATTATGCTTCGCTTAGTGTAGGAAGGATTACTTCCCAAAGTGGCTTGACAGAAGGCACAATCTAGGGAACATTTGGATTTAAGCTACACAATAGACCAAGGGGTTTTATCTTTGCTGAAGCCACCACCCCTGTCTGGCTAGCACGGCAATGTTGAACTCTTTTAAGCTCTTAAAGCCCATTCCTACACATGCTTTAGGAGAGTAAAGTTTCTTCCAACTCAGCCCCGctatcttcttttcttcctGTCTTTGACctaaccaaaatttttgaatcATGCCTGTAATTCCTGATAGAGTTAATCAGGCAATTTAAAGCAACTCATTGTATAGGATGGGATTGCTTGGGCCACCTCTTTgattaaaatttcttttccgGCCTTGGACAGCAAATTCTCTTTCCACCTAGCTAACTTCTTCCTTAGCTTTTCATTTATGTCATTAAATGTATTCCGCTTGTTCTTACCTACCAACGAAGGCAAGCCTAAGTGCTTCTCATGTTGTTTAATCACCTAGGCTCCAAATCTATCCTTGATTTCTTCCTGAATCATCCTTAGTGTACTGCTACTAAAAAATAGTGAAGTCTTGGCCCGATTCAATTGCTGGCCCGATGCATCCTCATAGACCTTTAACACCCTCTGGAGTGCATTGCATTCTTCAAGGGAAGCTTTACAAAAAAATCAGGCTGTCATCAGCAAAGAACAAATGAGATAATTTGGGACCCCCGCGACAGACAGCTATACCTCTCACATGTCCATACTCCACTGTCTTCTTTATTAAGACTGAAAGTCCTTCTAcacataatagaaaaatatatggGTATAATGGGTCCCCCTGTCGGCCCCCCTACTAGGGATAATATGACCCTAAGGCTTGCCATTGATCTTTATTGAATATGAGACTGAGGTAGCACATCTCATTACCAAAGCCCTCCATTTTTCATCAAAACCCAGTTTCTACATTATCTTCTCCAACCATATccactccaccctatcataTGTCTTACTCATATCCAACTTTAGAGTCATTTCCCTAAGCTTGTCACCTTTCTTCTTACTGATATGGTGCATTGTCTCAAAAGCTACAAGAACATTATCAGTAATCACCCTGTCGTGCACAAAGGCACTTTGGGTATCACTAATAATAGAATGAAGGATCTTTTTCAATCTATTAGCAATAGCTTTAGATGCAATTTTGTATACCACATTACATAGACCAATGGGTCTATaatcaataattttctttagCTCTTTACATTTTGGAATAAGCACAATGTGAGTTTCATTAAAGTTTGGAGGAGATATACCTGAGTTTAGGAAATCAAGGACTGGTCTCGTTACCACATCTCCTACCTTTGGCCAAAAGTGCTGGAAGAATAACGGGGGCATCCCATCAGGGCTTGGGGCTTTCAATAGGTACATTTGATTAAATGTTACGTTGACTTCCATTGCATTAAAGTCTCTTGTGAGTTGCTAATTCATGGCCATACTAACCTTTTGCTGTACTGCATCTAATAACTCTGTGAATTCTGTGAGGTTGCTAGTCGTAAAGAGGCTTCTATAATATTCAACCGCTATCTCTTCCATCCTGTGTTCATCCTCCTACCACTCCCCTTCAACATCCATCAGGCCATCATTGTAATTCTTTTTATACCGAGCTGAGGCTTTCTCTTGAAAAACCTAATGTTTCTGTCCCCAAATTGCAGCCAGTTTATTCATGACCTTTGCATCCACATCGTATCCTTTTTCTCTAGCCAACAATTTAGTTCAATCCATGTGCTTTTCATG from Castanea sativa cultivar Marrone di Chiusa Pesio chromosome 11, ASM4071231v1 harbors:
- the LOC142616406 gene encoding uncharacterized protein LOC142616406 encodes the protein MSAQALVNRGLCWRIGNVEQVQVWGDKWLPTPFIYRVTSLRMFMCKETKVCELINRETASWKKDVIDVLFLPHEAEEIKRIPLSAHLFVDRQIWACNPNGMFIVRNAYSVAMEMAKANNGFCSDDCQSWRFWKKVWQIPVPHKVKHFTWRACQDRAREMWDCSKLVLPFQLDQDCMLKDLLWSLIMDEGSSLEKIAKLYLEEFYVVTGSDPDTSSPCIQGALWTPPLGSMYKENVDGVVFSDLKAVGVGVVIRDDKGRVVAAFSKKNHAPLGQVEDEAKAFEVGMQFAKDVGIRDLTLEGDFLIVYRASLDLASPPPSVDAVILGMQSSYTNFQSHCVLSCATPRK